The following coding sequences lie in one Leptospira inadai serovar Lyme str. 10 genomic window:
- a CDS encoding sensor histidine kinase, whose product MNLPESQWEGKTIGDLFNGTEAILGQSGTAALRCKPEFVSMTSSEPDVVAKWKRIRDQYWLELTTSSDSGAYPENFPKDLFSNDLPFRQVFETNQAIKWILDPETGGIVYANEAASLFYGYSREELMSMKITDINILSQEVVYEAVHSAAIESRHYSLFKHRLKNGEIREMEIYTGPIRLNGKILVFSILYDVTDRVEAVKKLEESEKKYRSIVENASDAIVITDRGARLLEVNRRFEELLDYSKEELLSFKLEDVLDTNSWRETSEIMPNLIVGRPVTLQRKLKSKSGTLIDCEINAVLLDSDKAMGIVRDVTERNRITEELEKSLAEKEVMLQEIHHRVKNNLQVIASLLGLQYENYEDPTIRSALLESESRVKSMALVHSESYRSDNFTEVDLKNYFYSLSFNLIRTYEASQRIMLDLEILPSKVTVEKAIPLGLILNELLTNSVKYGFPGERKGKIRIRLESDERGYLLKYEDDGLSYDRDFLERSGSIGLQLIDILTRQLRAKSDFKTGEGIKFTLRIPE is encoded by the coding sequence ATGAACCTACCTGAATCCCAATGGGAAGGGAAAACGATCGGAGATTTATTCAACGGGACCGAAGCGATTCTCGGCCAATCCGGAACCGCCGCTTTACGTTGTAAACCCGAGTTCGTATCCATGACTTCTTCAGAACCGGATGTGGTCGCAAAATGGAAGAGGATACGGGACCAATACTGGTTGGAGCTGACTACCTCGTCCGATTCCGGAGCCTATCCGGAAAATTTCCCAAAAGATCTATTTTCCAACGACCTTCCTTTTCGCCAAGTCTTCGAAACGAATCAAGCCATCAAATGGATTTTGGATCCCGAGACAGGCGGTATCGTTTATGCAAACGAAGCTGCGAGCCTTTTTTACGGCTACTCGAGAGAAGAACTCATGAGTATGAAGATTACCGACATCAATATTCTCTCCCAAGAAGTAGTTTACGAGGCGGTGCATAGCGCAGCGATAGAATCACGGCATTATTCCTTATTCAAGCATCGATTGAAAAACGGTGAGATTAGGGAAATGGAGATCTATACGGGCCCGATTCGACTGAACGGTAAGATTCTGGTTTTCTCGATACTGTATGATGTTACGGATCGAGTGGAAGCCGTAAAAAAACTCGAGGAAAGCGAAAAGAAATATCGATCCATCGTTGAAAATGCGTCCGACGCGATCGTCATCACCGACCGAGGCGCTCGGTTACTGGAAGTAAATCGTCGGTTCGAAGAATTGCTGGATTATTCGAAAGAAGAACTTCTTTCATTCAAGCTAGAGGACGTGTTGGATACGAACAGTTGGCGGGAGACTTCGGAGATTATGCCTAATTTGATCGTAGGCAGGCCGGTCACCTTGCAAAGAAAGTTGAAATCCAAAAGCGGAACTCTTATCGATTGCGAAATCAACGCGGTCTTATTGGATTCCGATAAAGCGATGGGAATCGTTCGAGACGTTACCGAACGAAACCGGATCACCGAAGAGTTGGAAAAATCACTCGCGGAAAAGGAGGTCATGCTCCAGGAGATTCACCATCGGGTGAAAAACAATCTACAGGTGATCGCAAGTTTACTCGGTCTACAGTATGAAAATTACGAGGACCCCACAATCAGGAGTGCGTTGTTAGAAAGCGAAAGTCGGGTAAAGTCCATGGCGTTAGTTCACTCCGAATCGTACCGATCCGATAATTTTACGGAAGTCGATTTAAAGAATTACTTCTATTCGCTATCCTTTAATTTGATTCGGACGTATGAAGCGTCCCAGCGAATCATGTTGGATCTAGAAATTCTACCTTCGAAAGTAACGGTAGAAAAGGCCATACCGTTAGGTTTGATCCTAAATGAGCTCTTAACGAATTCCGTTAAATACGGATTTCCGGGAGAGCGCAAGGGAAAAATCCGGATTCGACTCGAGTCGGATGAGCGCGGGTACTTACTAAAGTACGAAGACGACGGTCTTTCCTACGATCGGGACTTCTTGGAAAGATCCGGTTCGATCGGTCTGCAATTAATCGATATTTTGACGAGACAATTGCGTGCAAAGTCGGATTTTAAAACGGGCGAGGGGATAAAGTTTACGCTTCGGATCCCGGAATGA
- a CDS encoding response regulator: MNPTQGNGTPTTIRTLRILVAEDDHINQVIAKRMFQKSGYEVEIVNNGLGVLNAIRRSKYDIIYLDLIMPELGGFETARRLREEFKKSAESPWIVALTAISLADELEEYLESGMNSFISKPYKFEDIRDSINDYFERKSV; encoded by the coding sequence ATGAATCCAACTCAGGGAAACGGAACTCCAACAACGATTCGAACGCTTCGAATTCTCGTCGCCGAAGACGATCATATCAACCAGGTCATTGCAAAAAGAATGTTTCAGAAATCGGGATACGAAGTCGAAATCGTAAATAACGGACTGGGAGTATTAAACGCCATTCGTAGAAGCAAATACGATATCATCTATCTCGATCTCATCATGCCGGAATTGGGAGGATTCGAAACCGCTCGTAGATTACGGGAGGAATTCAAGAAATCTGCGGAATCTCCCTGGATCGTCGCCCTCACTGCAATTTCCTTGGCGGATGAACTCGAAGAATATTTGGAATCCGGAATGAACTCCTTCATTTCCAAACCTTATAAATTCGAAGATATTCGCGATTCTATAAACGATTATTTCGAAAGAAAATCCGTGTAG
- a CDS encoding PAS domain-containing sensor histidine kinase, with translation MTFTWLRNWSTKRLFGKKSYEEMRSFLPEVTYDFMYRLDVSEDYQFQVGWANESFWRFFGKKPFHKKNRLPIDRLLNVHPEDKGLVSEKIKTLLTGKASVQEYRILNEDGEILWIRDHGKPILNPETRRVVQIYGSIQDITLRKKNEIILRDQLDYIQILLDSTDEWVIQLNQVGIIQYVNSSGRQEVKNQFGLSLQKGINLSSLLSPEHREIFNSQLEKAFAGEKGKWHFSRLFPTEMNSELEVSFAPLKKEGMIKEAVIFLKDVTLRTVWETALLASEEKYRKLVEVCPDGIGLHSEGKLLYLNDAGLRILGYSSLEEIEGRSVFDFVHPDSQKLVSDRMLRALKFEMPLAPIEEKFIMKDGSEVQVEVTGIAFQQRDSKFMQVIFRDISERKKAQQELFELRKKIMLANDRLRAIIEGVKDSICAVDMDMRVMACNSSFELLVWKLYGKRISEGDRISDVFLTDPKERNTIIENWSRALRGDVFRVERRISGLVNENIVLEINYSSIRDFSHNLIGAAQVIRDVTERYQYEETLRISLTDKEVMLKEIHHRVKNNLQVVSSLLSLQTEFTDDPKLVSIIKECERRIQSMALIHKELYQNESIADADFQEYLNNLLVALVQSFGASRKVKYTVESDELKLNLDFAIPLALVLNELVSNSLKYAFPGERAGNINIGITRTARTLIIEVKDDGIGLPTGFNIKESESLGLQLVGMLLGKLKADWNLVPSDTGVHYRIELSNLT, from the coding sequence ATGACGTTTACTTGGCTTCGAAACTGGTCTACGAAACGTTTGTTCGGAAAAAAATCCTATGAGGAGATGCGCTCCTTTTTGCCGGAAGTCACCTACGATTTTATGTATCGTTTGGACGTATCGGAGGATTATCAATTTCAAGTCGGTTGGGCGAATGAAAGTTTTTGGCGCTTCTTCGGGAAAAAACCCTTCCATAAGAAAAATAGACTTCCTATCGATCGTTTATTAAACGTGCATCCTGAAGATAAGGGGCTCGTTTCCGAAAAGATCAAGACTCTCCTCACGGGAAAGGCGTCGGTTCAAGAATATAGAATTTTGAACGAAGACGGAGAGATACTTTGGATTCGAGATCATGGAAAACCGATCTTAAATCCGGAAACGCGTAGAGTGGTTCAAATTTACGGGTCCATCCAGGATATCACATTACGAAAGAAAAATGAAATTATACTTCGGGATCAATTGGACTATATTCAGATTTTATTGGATAGTACCGACGAATGGGTTATCCAATTAAATCAGGTAGGTATCATTCAATACGTAAATTCCTCCGGTAGACAGGAAGTCAAGAATCAATTCGGATTGTCCCTCCAGAAAGGAATTAACCTTTCTTCTTTGCTTTCCCCCGAACACCGGGAAATATTCAATTCGCAACTCGAGAAAGCCTTTGCCGGAGAAAAAGGAAAATGGCATTTTAGTCGATTGTTTCCGACCGAAATGAACTCCGAATTGGAAGTTTCGTTTGCACCTTTGAAGAAGGAAGGAATGATAAAAGAAGCAGTCATTTTCTTAAAGGACGTGACTTTACGAACGGTCTGGGAGACGGCCTTGCTGGCTAGCGAAGAAAAATATCGGAAATTGGTGGAAGTATGTCCGGATGGAATCGGACTCCATTCCGAAGGAAAATTACTTTATTTGAATGATGCAGGTTTAAGAATATTAGGATATTCTTCCCTGGAAGAGATCGAAGGCAGATCGGTTTTCGATTTCGTTCATCCGGATTCCCAAAAATTGGTTTCGGATAGAATGTTGCGCGCTCTGAAATTTGAAATGCCGTTGGCCCCCATCGAAGAGAAATTTATAATGAAAGACGGCAGCGAGGTACAAGTCGAAGTCACCGGGATCGCATTCCAACAGAGAGACAGTAAGTTCATGCAAGTCATCTTTCGGGATATTTCCGAAAGAAAAAAAGCGCAACAAGAACTGTTCGAATTGCGGAAAAAAATCATGCTAGCCAACGATAGGCTTCGGGCAATTATCGAAGGAGTCAAAGATTCGATATGCGCCGTCGATATGGATATGCGGGTGATGGCCTGCAATAGTTCGTTCGAACTTTTGGTCTGGAAGCTTTACGGAAAGAGGATCAGCGAAGGAGATCGTATCTCCGACGTTTTTTTGACCGATCCTAAGGAGCGAAACACGATTATAGAAAACTGGAGTCGCGCCTTGCGGGGAGATGTCTTCCGTGTCGAGCGAAGAATTTCGGGTCTAGTGAACGAAAATATCGTATTAGAAATAAATTATAGTTCCATCAGGGACTTTAGTCATAATTTGATAGGAGCCGCCCAGGTGATCCGGGATGTTACCGAGCGCTACCAATACGAAGAAACCTTACGGATATCGCTTACCGATAAGGAAGTAATGCTTAAGGAAATCCATCATAGAGTAAAAAACAATCTGCAGGTCGTTTCAAGTTTATTGAGCCTGCAAACCGAATTTACGGACGATCCGAAATTGGTTTCGATTATTAAGGAATGCGAACGACGCATTCAATCGATGGCGCTTATTCATAAAGAGTTATATCAAAACGAATCGATAGCGGACGCGGATTTTCAAGAGTACCTTAATAATCTTTTAGTCGCGCTCGTTCAGTCGTTCGGCGCCAGTCGTAAGGTCAAATACACCGTCGAATCGGACGAGTTGAAGTTAAATTTGGATTTCGCAATCCCTTTGGCTCTCGTACTGAACGAACTTGTTTCAAATAGCTTGAAATATGCGTTTCCGGGAGAAAGGGCCGGGAATATCAATATAGGAATTACCCGAACCGCAAGAACCTTAATTATCGAAGTTAAGGACGACGGAATCGGACTGCCCACCGGGTTTAACATCAAAGAATCGGAAAGCCTCGGTTTGCAATTGGTAGGAATGCTGCTCGGAAAACTTAAGGCCGATTGGAATTTGGTCCCGTCGGACACCGGCGTTCATTATCGGATAGAACTCTCGAATCTAACCTAG
- a CDS encoding Crp/Fnr family transcriptional regulator gives MQHSIEEILQGIYLFSSFSKDDLSKIAEKTKYKVLEQGDSVYQEGNEAKAFYVVMYGTLKIVTSTEKGTDVNVTTIATGDHFGEFPFLDQGKRAGTVEAMERCELLEIPFEHLQKTLDEDKELALKFYKSITTYLVKRMRLLTHDLAYARELKKRYS, from the coding sequence ATGCAACATTCAATTGAAGAGATTCTGCAAGGCATTTATCTTTTTTCCAGTTTCTCCAAAGACGATCTCTCTAAGATTGCGGAAAAAACAAAATACAAGGTTCTGGAGCAGGGTGATTCGGTCTACCAAGAGGGAAACGAAGCAAAGGCATTTTACGTCGTTATGTACGGAACTCTTAAAATCGTGACTTCAACCGAAAAAGGAACCGACGTAAACGTGACCACGATCGCCACGGGAGATCATTTTGGAGAGTTTCCGTTTTTAGATCAGGGGAAGCGTGCGGGAACGGTGGAAGCGATGGAACGTTGCGAATTGCTGGAAATTCCTTTCGAGCATCTCCAAAAAACTTTGGACGAAGATAAGGAATTAGCGCTAAAATTTTATAAAAGCATTACTACTTACCTGGTAAAAAGGATGAGATTACTCACCCACGATCTCGCTTATGCGAGAGAACTTAAAAAACGTTATTCTTAA
- a CDS encoding alpha/beta fold hydrolase gives MSQPQREPKIALLPSGIRLAYDKFPGKYKIPLFCIHGLTGNLRNFERIAHTLSKKGITVITYDLRGRGHSDKPEGEYSAKVHAQDLKDLAGVLGYKRIAVLSHSLGCWVTLRLAELAPQFLEKAVLVDGGGALSPLRKFSNLLMIRSSLARLGRIVPSKEIYLAEAKKSPILSAWNEDIRNFLQYELEPIGTLSKYLGPSDESGPFGPVQCSLPPRVAESELQSMGGSIRTIGIFRRFLKNPISSFRILQENNRLPYSAMTCPVLVVRAGKPNFKPGDELLPDSAIEKMRKEMRDFRVLEIPDKNHYEVVLLEDKSRDKVIYNFLIR, from the coding sequence ATGTCACAGCCACAGAGGGAACCCAAGATCGCCCTACTCCCTTCGGGAATCCGTTTAGCTTACGATAAATTTCCGGGAAAATATAAGATTCCTCTTTTCTGCATACACGGCCTCACCGGTAATCTACGAAATTTTGAACGGATCGCGCATACTCTTTCCAAGAAAGGGATCACGGTGATCACCTATGATTTGCGCGGAAGAGGACATTCGGATAAACCCGAAGGAGAATATTCGGCAAAAGTACACGCTCAGGATTTGAAAGATCTTGCCGGAGTTTTAGGATACAAACGAATCGCAGTGTTGTCCCATTCATTGGGTTGCTGGGTCACGTTACGATTAGCGGAGCTGGCGCCTCAGTTCTTGGAAAAGGCCGTATTGGTCGACGGAGGCGGGGCTTTATCTCCGCTGCGAAAATTTTCCAACCTTCTAATGATCCGTTCCTCTTTGGCACGACTCGGCAGGATCGTCCCTAGCAAGGAGATCTATCTTGCGGAAGCGAAAAAATCGCCGATTCTCTCCGCTTGGAACGAGGATATTCGGAATTTCCTGCAATACGAACTCGAACCGATCGGAACGCTTTCCAAGTATCTAGGTCCAAGCGACGAATCCGGACCGTTCGGTCCCGTTCAGTGCTCTCTTCCTCCTCGAGTGGCGGAATCCGAATTGCAAAGTATGGGCGGTTCCATCCGCACTATCGGGATTTTTCGTAGATTTTTGAAAAATCCGATTTCAAGTTTTCGAATATTACAAGAAAATAATCGACTTCCCTATTCCGCGATGACTTGTCCGGTTTTAGTGGTTAGAGCCGGAAAACCGAATTTTAAGCCGGGAGACGAATTGCTTCCGGACAGCGCGATCGAAAAAATGCGGAAAGAAATGCGGGATTTTAGGGTTTTGGAAATTCCCGATAAAAATCATTACGAAGTGGTTTTGCTCGAGGATAAATCAAGAGATAAGGTAATTTATAATTTTCTAATTCGCTAA
- a CDS encoding alpha/beta fold hydrolase yields the protein MKAALTRIVLPFLLFSLTFVSCSGTLVRFGFGYERWKSNVEKKELKQAPWNWVYLEGGSGKEKILMVHGFGGDKDNWTRFAGGLTDKYDIIAVDLPGFGENEKLTDQGYSIDQQVERLDQFTKAIGWDKFHIVGNSMGGCISGVFAAKHPEKILSLGLFAPSGINSPIKSELSKNMENGKNNLIVTNTDEFEELMKFIFVNPPKVPSILKGYFAERAVKNAEFNKIVFKDIRKGFPLQENMKSIKSKTLILWGDTDRVLSVSGAEVLEKGIFRSTKVILKDVGHVPMLEKPVEVANIYTDFLSK from the coding sequence ATGAAAGCCGCCTTGACCCGTATCGTTCTACCATTTTTGCTATTTAGTTTAACCTTCGTTTCCTGTTCGGGAACGTTAGTTCGATTCGGATTCGGTTATGAGCGTTGGAAGTCCAACGTCGAGAAGAAGGAACTAAAACAAGCTCCTTGGAATTGGGTTTACTTGGAAGGAGGAAGCGGTAAAGAAAAGATTCTAATGGTTCACGGTTTCGGCGGGGATAAGGACAATTGGACCCGGTTTGCCGGAGGATTGACGGACAAATACGATATTATCGCCGTCGACTTGCCCGGCTTTGGAGAGAACGAGAAATTAACCGATCAAGGATACTCGATCGATCAACAAGTGGAGCGATTGGATCAATTTACGAAAGCCATCGGTTGGGATAAATTTCATATAGTCGGAAACTCCATGGGTGGATGCATTTCCGGAGTTTTTGCCGCTAAACATCCGGAGAAAATTCTTTCTCTCGGCCTATTCGCTCCGAGCGGAATCAATAGCCCGATAAAAAGCGAGCTCTCCAAAAATATGGAGAACGGGAAAAATAATCTCATCGTCACCAACACGGACGAGTTCGAAGAATTAATGAAGTTCATATTCGTGAATCCTCCTAAGGTACCTTCGATTCTTAAAGGGTATTTCGCGGAAAGAGCGGTTAAAAACGCCGAGTTTAATAAAATCGTATTTAAGGATATTCGCAAGGGATTTCCGCTTCAAGAAAATATGAAATCCATAAAATCGAAGACATTGATTCTCTGGGGGGATACGGACCGTGTTCTTAGCGTATCCGGAGCGGAAGTATTGGAAAAAGGAATTTTCCGTTCTACGAAGGTGATTTTAAAGGATGTCGGGCATGTCCCGATGTTGGAAAAACCGGTGGAAGTCGCGAATATCTACACGGATTTTCTTTCGAAATAA
- the pgsW gene encoding poly-gamma-glutamate system protein, translating to MKKIYWRPTSASVKTYLLIAGISIFGLFLVETFKIQQRQPYYEQKMEASRTADEAFTLIRNIRIEKGQVPDPEFDPARSGLIGSFLTAVTSNTGIITAKQTSVNPNFAGLLVDLLKKAGVEDGGTVAVGLSGSFPALNVCVYAAAKSLNLELVSISSLSSSQWGANDPEFLWADMERELFKEKLFPYRSIALSYGGLEDRALGISPEGKRLLDESVQRNSLPLLTGDSFTSSLDERMRRFKNGAKGESFQAYINVGGGTISVGTKAGKLSFKPGLNKTLPPGAAKIDSVMTRFLLEDVPVIHLTEIEELAKKYGFPLRPKTRPIVGEGEIFSKEEYDRRFAGIVLSAILALVYFLFRTKGKIIADIDSGQPF from the coding sequence GTGAAGAAAATCTACTGGCGACCTACTTCCGCATCCGTTAAAACTTATTTATTGATCGCCGGAATCTCGATCTTCGGATTATTTTTAGTGGAGACATTTAAGATTCAGCAAAGGCAGCCGTACTATGAACAAAAAATGGAAGCCTCCAGGACTGCAGACGAAGCCTTTACTCTGATTCGCAATATTCGGATCGAGAAGGGTCAGGTCCCCGATCCCGAATTCGATCCGGCTCGCTCGGGTTTGATCGGATCTTTTTTGACTGCGGTTACAAGCAATACCGGAATTATTACGGCTAAGCAAACTTCCGTGAATCCGAATTTTGCGGGGTTGCTCGTGGATCTTTTAAAGAAAGCGGGTGTAGAAGACGGAGGAACCGTTGCAGTCGGCTTATCCGGTTCTTTCCCCGCGCTGAATGTTTGCGTGTATGCCGCCGCAAAATCCCTGAATTTAGAGCTTGTCTCGATTTCCAGTTTGTCCTCCTCGCAATGGGGAGCAAACGATCCCGAATTTCTTTGGGCGGATATGGAAAGGGAATTGTTCAAGGAGAAACTCTTTCCGTATCGATCGATAGCATTGAGTTACGGTGGATTGGAAGATCGAGCGCTGGGCATTTCTCCGGAAGGCAAACGGCTTTTGGACGAATCGGTTCAACGGAATTCCCTCCCTCTCCTAACCGGAGATTCGTTTACTTCCAGCTTGGACGAGAGAATGCGACGATTCAAGAACGGAGCAAAGGGGGAATCGTTTCAAGCTTATATCAACGTAGGAGGCGGGACCATTTCGGTGGGAACAAAGGCAGGCAAATTGAGTTTTAAGCCCGGACTCAACAAAACACTTCCTCCCGGAGCAGCTAAAATCGATTCGGTCATGACCCGTTTTTTATTGGAAGATGTGCCGGTCATTCATTTGACCGAAATCGAGGAACTCGCCAAGAAATACGGATTTCCGTTACGCCCGAAGACCAGGCCGATCGTCGGGGAGGGTGAGATTTTTTCCAAGGAAGAATACGATCGTCGGTTTGCGGGGATCGTACTTTCGGCAATCCTGGCCCTGGTGTATTTTTTATTCCGAACTAAAGGAAAAATTATCGCCGATATCGATTCCGGACAGCCGTTTTAG
- the pgsC gene encoding poly-gamma-glutamate biosynthesis protein PgsC, with translation MDLLTLAIGIGLFVSLAFAEFFGIAAGGLVVPGYIALQLHHPLDILVTIGLGALTFGLGKLVSGVTILYGKRKTAFLLLAGFVLGALFQEFLRRNHFTSISITPLHFTDEAKVVGHIIPGLIALWMDRQGVWETVCVLLTGAVIVRLTLILILGGEFQP, from the coding sequence ATGGATTTATTAACCTTAGCAATCGGGATAGGATTATTCGTCAGTCTCGCGTTTGCGGAGTTTTTCGGAATTGCCGCAGGCGGATTGGTAGTCCCGGGTTATATCGCTTTGCAATTGCATCATCCTTTGGATATTCTCGTAACGATCGGATTAGGCGCACTTACATTCGGACTCGGGAAACTCGTTTCCGGAGTTACGATCCTATACGGAAAACGTAAAACTGCGTTTTTACTTCTGGCAGGTTTTGTTTTGGGCGCACTGTTTCAGGAGTTTCTGAGACGAAATCATTTTACTTCGATTTCGATCACCCCTTTACATTTTACCGATGAAGCAAAGGTCGTCGGACATATCATCCCGGGACTGATCGCACTTTGGATGGACCGACAAGGAGTTTGGGAAACCGTCTGCGTGCTTCTGACAGGCGCGGTCATCGTAAGATTGACATTAATTTTAATTCTAGGCGGGGAATTCCAACCGTGA
- a CDS encoding DUF445 domain-containing protein, whose protein sequence is MDLSFFSQNKELIGIIMMPFTYGFVGWFTNVVALKMTFYPLEFVGIPPYLGWQGIVPKKAQKLALKSVNIMTERLIKVEDFFSKVDPEQLEKEFQPVLDGLVPSATKEIIHHIDPDMRKHLENGHEQEIINAVQEKCAHTVRNIMVQVKENVSSVFNFRSLVLRKLTGPNVKRIVDIFEEVGSKEFTFIERCGWYLGGALGILQAVLWEFFPVWWTLPIQGIIVGYITNWVALTMIFRPLYEKRFGPVKYRGLFLARQEEVSRKYSNVFATQVLTPRNVLEEILYKRAARTLVETIQEETVSAAHKLHLNGNLDSENGKGEDSDFETTKKEVIRNVSDTLANSSSKLESYMGRAMSIENNMFKRMKDLPPEEFEPILRSAFQEDEYVLILIGSVLGAIVGLFQGLYMLYVA, encoded by the coding sequence ATGGATTTATCCTTCTTTAGCCAAAATAAAGAGCTAATCGGTATTATTATGATGCCATTCACCTACGGATTTGTCGGATGGTTTACCAACGTAGTCGCACTGAAGATGACTTTCTATCCTTTGGAATTCGTCGGAATCCCACCTTATTTGGGATGGCAAGGAATCGTTCCGAAGAAAGCCCAAAAGCTGGCTCTAAAATCCGTGAATATTATGACGGAGAGATTGATCAAAGTAGAGGATTTTTTTTCCAAGGTAGATCCCGAACAGCTTGAAAAGGAATTTCAGCCTGTTCTAGACGGTTTGGTACCTTCCGCTACGAAGGAAATCATTCATCATATCGATCCGGATATGCGGAAGCATCTCGAGAACGGGCATGAACAGGAAATCATAAACGCCGTTCAGGAAAAATGCGCTCATACCGTACGGAATATCATGGTTCAGGTTAAGGAAAATGTCTCCTCCGTTTTCAATTTCCGATCTCTAGTTCTCCGGAAGCTCACCGGTCCGAACGTAAAAAGGATTGTGGATATCTTTGAGGAGGTGGGTTCGAAAGAATTTACGTTCATAGAGAGATGCGGTTGGTATCTGGGAGGCGCTTTAGGAATCCTGCAAGCCGTTCTGTGGGAATTCTTCCCCGTTTGGTGGACTCTCCCCATCCAAGGGATCATTGTAGGATATATTACGAACTGGGTCGCTTTGACCATGATCTTCCGGCCTTTGTACGAGAAACGCTTCGGCCCGGTTAAATACAGAGGCCTTTTTTTAGCTAGGCAGGAAGAAGTATCTCGAAAGTATTCGAACGTGTTTGCGACTCAGGTATTGACACCCAGAAACGTTCTAGAGGAGATCCTGTACAAAAGGGCTGCGAGAACTCTGGTGGAAACCATTCAGGAGGAAACCGTCAGCGCCGCTCATAAATTGCATTTAAACGGGAATTTAGATTCGGAAAACGGCAAAGGTGAGGACTCGGATTTTGAAACTACTAAGAAAGAGGTGATTCGGAATGTGAGCGATACTCTTGCGAATAGTTCCAGCAAATTGGAAAGCTATATGGGACGTGCAATGAGCATTGAGAACAATATGTTCAAGAGAATGAAGGATCTTCCTCCCGAAGAGTTCGAACCTATTCTTCGCTCGGCATTCCAGGAAGACGAATACGTGCTGATTCTGATCGGTTCCGTGTTAGGTGCGATCGTAGGTCTGTTCCAAGGCCTTTATATGCTCTACGTCGCTTAA